The sequence TGACTTTCGATGAGatccaggaggtggaggaggaaggggtcTCCCCCatggaggaggagaaagccaAGAAATCCTTCCTGCAGTCCCTGGAGTGCCTGAGGAGGAGCACCCAGAACCTGAGCCTGCAGCGGGAGAAGCTCAGCAGCTGCAAGCTGCGGAACAGTTTGGACTCTAGTGACTCTGACTCTGCCCTGTGAAGGGACCATTGGGGTTCAGTGATCACCCGTCACAGCAGCTTCGCAAGCGCAATGGACACAGAGAGAAGGGACTGTGCTTCATAGTGAAGCCTGCAGCCGCCAGACATAAGGGCAAGAACTTTATAGAGTTATATTTTTCAAGGGAGACTATGTGTGGAGATCCTTGCTACCAAGAATTGCTTTCCAAATAATGGCCATTGGACACTTTCTTTTGTATTATAGATTAGATCCTAACTGTCAGTCAGCATGGCAAGGGGGGGACTTTGAAGGGACCATGATGAAGGCTTTACTTAAGAGGGGGGAGGGTGAAGTTCCTTTTAATTATCCTCCTGATAAAGAACCAGTTGGAGTGGGATAGATTCCAAGAGCAATTTGCAAGTAAGGTCAGGATGTTTTCTAAGAAAGCACTTTTATGTTTGTTTCTATTAAGTTGTATGAAACttctgatttaaacaaaaaaaacttttctaTTTGTTAGAAGAAATCTGAGCTGTTTTGGATGCAGTGAGCTGCTggactttatatttatttttgaatttaaattgTTGACTGCATTAATTTAATATCTTTCTACCTGAATGTCTGTTATTATTTccataaaagagaaataaaactcAATATATTTGCATAGTGCATTTTGGCGAATATTTATTGGGGATAACTATTCCTATTTCTGCCTTCTCACCCTTTAGTGGATATATGGGCTTTAAAATGTTGAGCTAACCCTAAAACAATAATATCCTTTTTGGAGGTGGGAAGGACATTGTCAAAAGGGTCTTTCACTACATATCTTAAAGAATATACTGTATAAGAATTTAGCTAGAtgacttcttaaaaaaaacaaaaaaccttaacATAAAGCAAGTAATAAAACAAGAAATTAGATGATTGGTGAGGAAACTTTTACTGGcccattttttttaagttagcaaAACTGGGAAGGTCTAATAAGTATTCTtagaataattattattatataattattGAATGACTATTCTATGGTCAGACTTTTTCTCCTTTTGACAAGTAAATTGGTCAGTGCTACAGACATGctaagtttttttttataaatatatttaatgcGATTCCATTTAGTAGATCAAGAAGCTGCAGGGCACTCTGGatacacagatttctctcaaggTAGGAGAGTGAAAGATTTTGCTAGGGGTGAAGATCAGCCAGGAATGAATCTGTGGGActgaggatttttttattttattttattttattttttttgagagagagaaagaatgcaGGTTTTTTAGAATTTCCATCAGTTGCAGACACCACAGTATTTGTGCTGGGAGCATTTAGACAAGCTCTGCAAAGGGAAAAGCAAACCCAAGTGTTGGGAATTATTTGCTTTCTTCTTCCACTTTCTTGAAGTGCTGTTAGGCTGATTGTTCGCTCCCATATGAGCATCTCTCCCATCTCTTAGAGCCTGGTAGACAAGCCTcaggctgttcaaacttcctAATTACGAAATGTTAATGATACAGTTAAGGGAGCTGGAGGTCAGAGCCTGTATCTATAGTTTGCCCAATGAAGGTTTGATTTGAGGAGGCCTGGGGAGCTACAGCAAAGGGACTCTTTCATATGGGACCATGGTTCAAATGTGGCATTGATCCTAAGTGAAGTCAGATTTGGCCCTGCTTCTAGGGAGCTGTGGAGAGAACATAAGACATATCACTGAACCACACCAGAATTTGGACATCTGTGGTGCTCAGGGCTGGATAAGTGTGAAGAGAGAAATTGAGGTGGACAGGATGCAAGTCAGGAGTGAGGTGCATTGCTACAGTAAAGGGGATTGGAGGAGTGAAATTGTGAGGGGTGCTGCAGGAAAGGATTAAAGTGCATCAAAATTGCTGTCTTGGGCACCCAGCACTGAAAAAGCAGTTGGTGCCGTGGGTCAGCGTTGAGAGGCATCAGCGAAGATGTGTGCGGAAGCTTGCTATTGGACTGCTCCCTTCTGCTTTTGTAAGCACTGGaacagctgtttttaaaaattaattcaaaatgtAGGAACTAATTGACCCTAGCACTAGTATAAAATCACATACACAATCTAATATGTGAGGGAATGGCTCTGGGGCACAGACTTATGCTTCCCTGTCACTAAGCATTTGACACCATCACAATATCTAGCAACACACCTTGTGAGAGAGCCGGAGAGCTTTTCTCACTGTGGCAGTAAACTCCAATGACTGCTTTCTGTGCAGACAACATCCATGCACAAGGAAGAGTCACAATTCTACCCCAAGAACAGGTTCAGGCATGCAGACAGTCTCACTGGAGtctaaattaaaagaaataatcaaTTACCAGAAACCTGGGTGTTTTTCTTTGACAAATTCCCAGCGCTGTTCCAGCTCctgaaataaatctgtttagtGAAGCTTCAGTCTAGCACTTTAGCCTCATCTCTAAAAACAGCATTGAAAATACACAGCAGGGAAATGAACTCTGTGGTGTTTCTGGGGTACATGGCTCAGTGGCAGCATCCTTCCCCATTTCTCAGGCTCAGGACAGTGGCTGTTCAGCCATGTCTTTCTTCCAAATCCAGGTCCAGATTCTGCTGTCTCCTATAAAAGGCAGAGTCTCTCAAGAGGCATCTTAGGCTGAGTGATAACACTAcatcctttcccctgccccccttttCCTCTGAATTGCTGGGATTAAAAGAGGCCATTTACCCCAACACCTTTCATCTCTGGGTTTGTGAGTAGCTGTGCTGCCATCACACGCTAGCTGCAGAAGGCTGCACTGTTTCAGACTGGTGACAGGAACAGAACACCAGGCACTGACTTTCCTGGA comes from Lepidochelys kempii isolate rLepKem1 chromosome 6, rLepKem1.hap2, whole genome shotgun sequence and encodes:
- the C6H11orf96 gene encoding uncharacterized protein C11orf96 homolog codes for the protein MMAAKQAELMGICSSYQAVMPHFVCIAEEYPQPIRPAKIPKGKLRRPRQSRFKTQPVTFDEIQEVEEEGVSPMEEEKAKKSFLQSLECLRRSTQNLSLQREKLSSCKLRNSLDSSDSDSAL